GGGGGAAAAGCAGTAATTATTGCTAATCCTGATAATAAAACAGATGAAATGCTCAGAGCCTATGGACGTTTTGTCAATAGTCTCAAGGGACGTTTTATTACAGGTCAAGATGTAAATATTACTCCTCAAGATGTTAGTACAATCCGCCAAGAAACTAACTATGTAGTAGGCGTAGAAGAAAAGTCTGGTGGACCAGCTCCGATAACAGCAATGGGAGTGTTTTTAGGAGTAAAAGCTGCTGTAGAATTTCGTTTAAATAAAACAGATGTTGCAGGAATAAAAGTTGCAGTCCAAGGGTTAGGAAACGTTGGCAAAAATCTCTGCAAGCACTTGCACGAAAACGGAGCAAAACTTTTTGTTACTGATATAAGTAGAGAGAAAACTGACGAAATTAAATGCCTTTATGGGGCAACTGTTGTAGAACCCAACGAAATTTACTCCCTTGATGTTGATATTTTTTCTCCTTGTGCTCTAGGAGGAATTCTTAATAGCGCCACAATTCCTCAAATTAAAGCTTCAATTGTTGCTGGCGCTGCTAATAATCAGCTAGAAGATGAAGTGCTTCACGGCAAGATACTGGAAGCAAAAAGAATTTTATATTGTCCGGATTATGTAATTAATGCAGGAGGTTTGATCAATGTTTACAACGAAATGATTGGCTATGACGAAGAAAGAGCTTTTCAACAATTAAATAACATTCATGACACTCTGTTGGAGATTTTTAGCAGAGCTCAAAAGCAAGAAATAACGACTCATGAGGCTTCTAAACGCCTAGCAGAGGATCGAATTTTGAAAGCTAAACATCTTAAAGCTATGGCTTTGGCGTAATTGAAGGAGTTACCAGTGGAAAGAAATACGTTTGCTACGTCTGCCTATATAGCAACTTCGCCGGAAATCGCCTTTGATTACCTTTGCGAGTTGAAAAATTTGGATGAGTGGACTTTATTTAGCCGGATGATAGAGCAGGTAGACGAAAATACCTGGCTGGGAACTGCCTCTGGCTATCAGCGAAATCTCTACTATCACGTGAGAAAGATTGAGAACTCACAGTTCTCTGGCATTGAGTGGCATTGTGGATTCGAGTATCAGAAGTACTTCCAGGTCTACCCTGTGCTGCTTTTCCCTCCTAACTACATAGAACCTGGTTCGGATGAAGCGGGAGTCTACTTCCATTGGCTCAGCTTTGTCGATCCAGACCGACGGACGCCAATGATCATGGAGGGAATTCACACTGTACATACTTCCGAATGTCGTTCGCTCAAAGCGATTTTGGAACGCAAAGCAGGTTGCAAGGAAGCACTGCAGGGCCGGTACAAGATTGAAACTGACACGATCTACATTGATGCTCCCATCGATTTAGCGATCGCCTACTTGCAAGATCTGCGAAATATTAATGAATGGGCGCACTTGCTGCGACCGCAGGGCGAGATTGGTTCTCACTCGGGTGAATTTCTCGATGAATATGACCAAAAGGTAAAAGTTACATTCCGGACGCACGATCTGAGTAACTACTACCTGATTGAACAGGATTACTTCTATCCCGACTACGGATTTATCCAGCGCTGCCCCGTCATTCTTATCCCCTGCTCATATGCTTTCGGCAACTCGTCCGCCCGTGGTTGCATCCAGCACCGGCTCTCATTCTGGCTAATAGATAAGCCACTCCGCCACGGCAAACTTCAGCTAGAGGATTTTGGTGCCGAAAGTATGAATATCAAGCGGATGCTTGAGGCGAAGGCAGGTAATTTGGAAACCTTTGCCCGTGGGATGAGCTATGTTGCCACTTAGCCTGGGTGCAGTAGAAGGTCTGTAGCTTTACTACGACTCAATCACAGCAAGTTTACGCAGCGGAATTTTATCAATTAATGGTATTAGACGGGATTTCATCTAATGGCTGATACTTTGGACGAACAGACTCCCCCGATGAACGCGGCGCCCGGCGAAGAGGACGTGATCCTCGACCTTCCGGCGCAATACTCCAGCGGCAATGCCGGCTTTTTTAACCGCCAGAACGAGTCCGTGCCGACCGCCGTCACGGTCGGCCCCGACGGCGCGCTCTACGCCTCCGAGCTGAGCGCGTTGCCCTACCCCAAAGGCTACGCCCGCGTGCTGCGCGTCAGCAATCCGGAGGGCGTCGCCAGCTACGACGGGCGCACCCCGGGCGGCACCGGCCAGATCTACGCCAGCGGCTTCGAGCAGCTCAACGGCCTGACGTTCGACGAGGACGGGGCGCTTTACGCCCTCGAATACGTCAACGGCAGCACCGTTTACGATCCGAAGATCCCGTTCGAAGACCTGCCGCCGAGCCGCTTGATCCGAGTCGACCCGGACGGCACGCGCAAGCAGATTTCGGGCGAGGAGCTGCGCTTCGGCAACTACGTGCTCGCGCACGAGGGCAAGGTTTATGCCGCGATCGGCAACGGCGACATCGACAAGGGCCAGGTGCTTGCCTACGAGCAAGACGCCGAGACCGGCGAGTGGTCATACAAGGTCGTGGCGGAGAACCTCAACAACCCGCGCGGCATGGACATCGGCCCCGACGGCAACCTCTACGTTCTCGAATCGGGCAAGGGCACGCCGGCGGACGACCCGAACGCTGAGGACGCGCTGAGCGTCCAATTCATTCCGGGTTTGGTCAGCCAGCGCGCCGGCTACACCGGCGCGATCAGCCGGATCGACATTGAGAACGGTGGCCAAGAGCGGGTTTACGAGGGTTTGCCCTCGACCATCGAATACAACCCGAACACCGGCGAGGACCGCATCCTTTCCATCGGTCCGAACGGCCTCGCAATCGGCGAGGACGGCACGGCGTGGATCGCCTCCGGCGGCGGCCTCTCGGTTCAAACCGCCGAGGCGTTGGGCGAGTTCGGCGAGGGCTTGCGCGGCGTGCTGCGCCTTGAAGGTCTGTTCGGCGAGGATCCCTCGCAGGCGACCTGGACCCCGGCGTTCGACTCGGTGCAATACGCCATCGAGAACGGCGCGGACGGCGCGACCACGCTGTTCAACACGCAGAGCAACCTGAATGACATCGAGATCGGCCCGGACGGCCAACTTTACGCCGTCGACGCGGCGCGCAACGTGATGTACGGCCTCAGCCCGGACGGTGAAGAGGTCGAAAGCGTCACCGTGCTGCAAAAGACCCCGCCGGTGCTCACCCCGCCGCAATACGGCTTGGTCGTCCAGGCGGGTGGCGATCCGAGCGCCGACTACCGCGTCGAGATCATCGAGCGTACCTTCAAGGGCGAGAACGACCTGCCCGACACGCCGGGCCGGCAGCAAGCGCTAGCGAACGCCGCGATGACCCCGGTCGAGGGCGGCAACGGCGAGCCGCCTCTGCGCGGCGAGGACGCCACGATCGGTGGCATTTTGGGCGAGGCCGGCGTGCCGGGCGATTTCTCCGGCGTTGACGGCGAGGGGGAAATCACGGCGGACCGCCCAACCCCGGGCGACCCGATGCTGGAGCCGCAGGCCCCGGCGGATGGACTGCCGGTGCCGGAAGCCAACGCGGGCGAGGGCGTTGATCTGCCCGACGACGCTGAGGTTCTCGTGCCCACAACGGCGGACGGCTCCCCAACCGAGGGGCCGGGCTTTGACCCGACCATGCCGCCCGATGGGCTCGCCGCGAACGACTTCGACCCGCTCAACCCAACCTTGCTGCCGGGCGTCGAACCGGACGTGCTGATCCCCGGCCCGGTTGATCCGCTCGCGCCCGTTATCACGAAGAGCAACCCGTTTACCGACTACTTCGACCCATTTTTCGGCGTATATTTGCCGGCGCGGGGCGACGAGCCGGTGCTGCCGGACGGCGAGGGCGGCGGCTACACGGTCGACAACCTGTTCGTGTTCGGCGACCGCCTGACCGAGAACGGCGGCGAGTTCGGCAAGAACGCTGTAGCGGAGAGCACGGGCCCGAACCCGCCCTACGACGCCGCGCCGTACTCGCCGCTCGGCAACTTCACCGACGGCTTGAACTGGACCACCTACCTCGGGCGCATCCTGGGCGTCGAGGACTACGCTGAGCAGGACACCAACTTCAGCTACCTCGATGCCACGGCGCGCGAGTTGGTCAACCCGGTCGACCCGTTCGGCGAGGCGACCGAGTTGAACACCTTCGCGGGCCAGATCGACACCTTCAAGGAGGCCTACGGCACGTTCGACGAGGACGACCTAGTGGTCGTCAACTTCGGCGGCAACGACCTGACCCTGCCGCCGGAGGAGGGCGTTGCGCCGGAGGAGGCCGCGCAGCAATCGATCCAAGCTACCGTCGACGGCATCGCGAGCTTGCAAGCGTTGGGTGCCAAGAACTTCCTGGTCGGGCTCGTCCCGCCGGTCGAGCTGGCGCCGATCTTCAGCGACCCGGAGTTCCAGGCCCTCCTCGGCGTCGAGCCGGGCTTCTTCGGCCCGGTGGTCGAGGGCTACAACCAGGGTTTGACGGCCGCGCTGGAGGCTTACGAGGTGGAATCGGGCGCGAACATCGAGATCTTCGACGTCAACGCGCTGTTCGACACCATCGCGGCGGAGCCGGGGGCGTACGGCTTCGTCAACGTGGACGAGCCGGTCTTGATCAGCCAGACGCCGCTGACCGGCGAGCCGCCGGTCTACAACCCGGCGATCGTCGGGCAGGACCCGGCGGTGCAGCACGCAACGCTGTTCCTCGACCCGTTCTTCCACCCAACCGCGCTCGGCCACTCGATCCTCGCCGAGACGGCGCGAGACGAGCTGCTCGGTCTGGGCGCTGTTCCTGAACCAACACCTGAAGAAACAGGACTGACCATTGGGCTTTACGATTCGGACAGCAATAATCTGATCGCGCCTCTTAACGATGGTCAGCAAATTCTGGCGAGTGAAGTTGCAGGTAAGAATCTAACAATTTCTGCATCAGTCCCAGAAGACAGTGTCTACTTTGGACAGGTGGAGAGCATGTCCCTAAATCTAAATGATGGTCAAGTCACTAAAACAGAGAATATAGCTCCCTACGCTCTATTCGGTGATAAAAATTGGGGGGAGGCTCTCACAGGAGGAATTGTTTTGCAGGGGGAAAACACCATCGCTTTTGAGCTGTATTCCCAGGATCGACTCGGCGGCAACCTGCTTGAAACCGTAACTGTAGACTTCACTATTACCTAAGCATCCCTGGGTTCGACAGTCCGTTGATAGCCAACTTGATCGTCTGAAGGCAGAACTCTGGTTGGGTATTGACGGGCTCAAGAACATTTGCCAAATTGAGCATTCTCGCCATCGTAGCGTTTTCAACTTCCTCGTCAATTTGTTAGCGGGGTTGGTTGCCTATACCTATCAAGAGAAAAAGCCATCTTTAGATATCCATTCCCACGGTTTGCCAGCTCTACCTCCTGCTATTTTTTGACTCGTCGAACTCACGTTGCTAAGTATGAAACTTAAGCCATTTGCTTTTACATTTCTCACTCTTTGTCTTGCCGCTGTTGCCGGAATGCCAGCTGCACAATCTGCATCGCTGTCAGTCATTGCCGAAGGTCTTGATAATGCACGCGGTATTAGCACTGACCCTAGCGGTAATATTTGGGTTACAGAGACAGGTGTAGGGGGACCAGGTGTAGGGGAAGGCGCAGGATGCGTACAATCACCTAGCGTGCAATATGCTCCTATATGTTCTGGTAATACTGCAGCTGTAACTAGAATTACACCAGACGGTAAGCAAGAGCGTGTATTTAAAGGACTACCGTCTCTAGCAATCCAGCCTTCAGGAATTGAGGGTGCCGGTCCTCAGGACCTCAAATTTGATTCCAGCGGCAACGCTTATGGGGTTTATGGCTTTGCTGGCGATCCGGCAATCCGCGAGGCAATATTCGGCGATTCTGCGTTCGGTCAGCTATATAGACTCGACCCAAACCAAGGACCGATTAGTATTGCCGATCTGGCAGGCTACGAACTGGCTAATAATCCCGATGGCGGCGATGTAATTACCAACCCCTATGCTTTAGCACTCAAAGATGATACTGCTTATGTCGTTGATGCGGGTGCAAATGTGCTATACACTGTAGGGCTTGATGGCAGCGGTATTAAGGAAGCAATTCCGTTTTCTAGCCGTCCGTTTGATGTTGGTCCTAATGCCTTCCCACCTCCCGATCCAAATCAGCCCCTACTTCCTGGTTTCGAGAATGGACCACCCGAGCAAATTGACCTACAACCAGTACCTACAGGTGTGGCAATTGGTCCTGATGGTGCTGCTTATGTAAGCGACCTCTCAGGTTTTCCTTATCCCGAAGGTGGGTCGCGGATCTATCGCATTAACGAAAACGGTGAGCCAGAAGTCTATGCTGATGGTTTTACCATGCTCGCTGACTTGGAGTTCGATCAAGACGGCAATTTGTTGGCTTTACAGTACGCCGACAAGCCTCAGTGGACTGGTGAGTTAGCTGCTTCTCTGTTCCAAATCGCCCCTGATGGGACTCGTACAACTCTCGTCGCTGCTGGTGAGGGATTAGAGGCGACTACTGACATCCATGTTGGTCCTAATAATGAAATTTATGTCACGAACAAAGGCGATCGCCCAGATGTAGGGCAAGTCATTCGGGTTGACAGAACAGAGTCTGTCCCCGAGCCCACTTCTGTTTTGGGAGTGTTAGCGTTTGGTGCTTTAGGCAGTGGTGCTTGGCTGCAGCGCAAGCGTCAACAACAGCTACTTGATGAAGTGAAATTTGCTAATGGCTTAAAAGACTAGAAAGTAGCGACACCTGAAAACAGCACTACAGTCTGGTCAGGGGTTGGCGAACTAGTGAATTCGGTGGCACAAAGTTCTGTCGCATTGGCTGCATAGAGCAGCGATCGCCATCAAATTTTAAATCAACAGGGTGCATCAACTTTTGTGTAGAGCAAGACAAGCAATTACTCGCAGACAATCAGAAACTAAACAAGTGGTGTAATTTCGCTAAGGTGATCGCTCGGTAAAGCAACCACTAAGTTGGTCACAACCAGGAGTGTAAATTCATGGGATTAGTCAAAAATTTGTCAGTTACCCTTGCCTGTGCCGGATTCATGGTCCTGGCAACAGCAGTGGAAGCCAAAGCCCAGCTAACCTTAGAGTACGAGAAGCAAATTGGTAGTCCTGGATTCGGTCCTGGAGAGCTTTTTGTTCCTCAGGGTATAGGGGTGCAGGACGAAACTGGAAATACTTATGTCAGTAATGGTCGGGGTCTTAACCCAGACGGCACTTTTAACCCAAATCTCGGTAACCGGGTTGATGTATTCGACCCTCAGAGTAACTATCTGAGGTCAATTGGCAGTGGTAGCCAGGAACCTGGACAGGGTTTCGACGAGCCAGCAGACCTAAAATTTAATCCCAAGACTGGCAACCTGCATGTGGGTGATGTTTTCAACAGCGAAATCGATGTATACAAGCCCGATACAGGGGAATTCGTTAGATCCTATGGCTCCTTTGGCGGTCCTGTAGAAGGTAGGCTCTTCTTTGGTCCAGGGGGTATGTCATTCGGTAACGATGGCAATCTGTATGTGACTGATTTTAGCGAGGACATTGTCAAGGTATACAATGGTCAGGACGGTGAGCTAGTTAAGACAATCGGTAGCCCTGGCAGTGAACTTGGGCAGTTTAGCGGACCAGCAGGTATAACAGTTTCCCCCAACACTGGCAATATCTATGTAGGCGATCAGTACAACGGTCGCATTCAGGTACTCAATCCAGAAGGAGACCCCCTATTTGCCTTTGGCGAACGTGGTAGCGAACCTGGGCAATTTAGAGAGCCGATTGGCGTAGAAGTGGACGAGTTTGAGAATATCTATGTGGCTGATTCTCAAAATAGCCGCGTCCAGGCATTTGATAAAGACGGTAACTTCCTCACTGCATTTGGCGAACCTGCTCGCAATGAATCTGGCGAAATTGTACCACCTCCTGCCCTAGGTGGACCGCCCTTTGGCGACCCCCTCGTTCTCGAACCAGGCACGTTTAACTGGACCGCTGGTTTACACTACGACAATGACAAGCTCTATGTGGGCGACTTCTTCCAAGGTCGCGTCCAAGTGTTATCAGTAAACCGAGAAACCACCGAAGTTCCAGAGCCTTCGGCTGTATTAGGTATAGCGGTGCTGGGAGCTGGTTCAGTTGCTGTTAAATTCAGAAAACAGCGGCAGCAAAAGACTGCTGTTTAACCACTAGTAAGGGCAGGTTGAGCGCGCATTTCGTTTTCCCACTGAAATTTAATCTAAACCCGCCCCTACCAACACCGATTACACATAGAAAATACACCTTAATTTTCAGATGTCATGTCTCTGATTCATCTAAACCAAACGAGTGTTACTGACTTACTGCATAGCTGGCTTTCACAGTATGTAACGCAGGAAAATCTCACATGGCTAGATGAGAAGAGAGAGCAAATTGCTGGGGGTGCCCCTGTGCGAGTATTCTTTACTGCCTTCAGCGCGGTGCCTCGCTACACAGGTAAAAAAGATCTTGAGCTAACATCAGCAGACTTACAAGCCGCCTCGGCAATGCGGACAGGTTGGTTTCCTGGTCATTGGAGTATAGATCAAGCCGCTCGCACACTACTAGTATTGGCTCTCCCTCAGGAGAATGCAGAAAAATATCTGCGGACACTGGAGCAAGTCTTTATCACTGCCGATGTAGGAGAGTTGGTGGCGCTGTATCAAGCCTTACCACTTTTGCCTTATCCAGAACAACATCGTGTCCGCGCTGCTGAGGGAGTTCGTAGCAATATGACAGCAGTTTTCAATGCTGTGGCTTTACGAAATCCCTATCCTGCCGAGTATTTTGATCGCCTTGCTTGGAACCAGATGGTATTGAAAGCCTTGTTTGTAGGTAGCCCTCTGCATCTAATCCAGGGTCTCGATCGCCGTGCCAATCCAGAACTGGCGCAGATGTTAGTTGACTATGCCCACGAACGTTGGGCTGCTAAACGCTCTGTATCTCCCGAACTCTGGCGATTAGTGGGGCTCTTTGCTGATACTGCCATGCTAGCGGATTTGGAGCGATCGCTCGCCGACCCCGATCCAACCCAGCAAGCCGCCGCCGCCCTCGCTTGTGCCCAATCTCCCTTAACCCAGGCTCAAGCCCTCCTTGCCCGGTACCCAGACTTAAAAACTTCTATTCAAACAGGAAAACTGACTTGGCAGCAATTAGCTATAGCAATCTGATTTGATTTGTGGGGCAGGCTTCCAGCCTGCACAGGCAAGATGCGGGGCTAGCTTTTCCTCTTCCCCTGACCCCTGACCCCTAGCCTCTTCTTCGGTCAATGGATACCAATTATAAATACCAATTGCATGATGTTTATTGATCCTCACATTCATATGACTGCCCGCACGACCTACGATTATTTGGTAATGCGGGAGTCGGGTGTTGTCGCTGTGATTGAGCCAGCCTTTTGGTTGGGACAACCTCGTACTAGCGTTGGCACATTCCAAGATTACTTCAACAGCTTAGTAGGGTGGGAACGGTTTCGGGCTGGTCAGTTTGGGATTCGGCATTACTGCGCGATCGGCTTGAACCCGAAAGAAGCGAATAACGAACCCTTGGCAGAAGCAGTGATGGAACTTTTGCCTTTGTATGCCTGCAAAGAAGGTGTAGTCGCCATCGGTGAAATTGGCTACGACGACATGACACCCGTAGAGGATAAATACTTCCGCCAGCAGTTGGAACTAGCAAAAGAACTGGACACGGTGGTATTGATCCACACCCCCCATCGCAACAAAAAGGCAGGCACAAGTCGCAGCATGGATGTCTGCATTGAGCATGGGTTAGATCCATCGCGGGTGATCGTGGATCACAACAACGAAGAGACAGCTCAGGAAGTTCTAGATCGTGGCTTCTGGGCAGCCTTCACGATTTACCCCTATACAAAAATGGGGAATGCCCGCATGGTGGAGATTGTACGCCAATACGGGTGCGATCGCATCATCGTTGATAGTAGCGCCGATTGGGGTATCAGCGATACTCTAGCTGTGCCGAAGACTGCTCAACTGATGTTGGAACGAGGAATTCCTGAATCCCATGTGCAAGCTGTTTGTTACAAAAATGCCCTGACTGCCTACAGCCAGAGTGGTCAAATGCAAGAGGCAGATTGGCTCAACCCAGCGTCAATTGACCAACGACAACTCTTCAATGGTAATTCCGTGCTGCGGGGACAGGAACCGATGGTCGAGTCCAGCCGTGATTACGCACTGATCGAGTGAGCAAACAGTAATGGATTTTGAGGGATAAAATCTATCGGCAGATTAAAGGTAAAAGGGAAATTATATCAAATCCGGTTGATTGCCCATGATTTGGCAGCCCTCACCCCTTGCCCCTCTCCCAAGCTTGGGAGAGGGGTGCCGGAGGCGGGGTGAGGGCGAGATTTTACAGTCATTCAAGCGGATTTGATATTACCCTAACCCCCGACCCCTGACCCCTGACCCCTGCTTCTACAAGGAGACTTTGAGTGAATGCTGCAACTTTAAATTCCCATCGCTTGTGGGCGTATTTACAGCTAATGCGACCTGCAAACATTGTCACTTCTTGGGCAGATGTTCTGGCTGGCTTCGCTGCTTCGGGTTCCATTATGTTCCTGAATACAGAGGGACAATCAGTGCTTGCAACTTTAGTGCCGCTGGCGTGTTTGCTGGTGGCTACTACAGGTTTGTATGGTGGTGGCGTAGTTTTCAATGATGTATTCGATGCTGAACTAGATTCCCAAGAGCGACCAGAACGACCGATTCCCAGTGGGAGAGCGTCCCGTCAAGGTGCAATTTTACTAGGGAGTCTGCTTTTGCTTGTCGGCATAGTTGCAGCCTTTCAAGTCTCGTGGTTGAGCGCTATTTTGGCTCCGAGTATAGCGGTTACTGCCTTACTTTATGATGCTTTCGGGAAGCATCACCCGGTTCTTGGTCCTCTTAACATGGGGGTTTGTCGCGGCGGCAACCTCTTGTTAGGCATTAGTGTCGTACCAGCAATGGTAGGGGAATATTGGTTTTTGGCTCTGATTCCCATCGTTTACATTGCTGCTGTCACTGCCATCAGCCGAGGTGAAGTACACGGAACAAAAGGTAACACTGGAATCATTGCGTTGCTGCTGATTGGCATAGTCATTGCCGGGCTTGTAGGGTTAGGGCTATTAAAGGATTATAAAATCCTCGCGGCATTACCATTTCTTGCTTTATTTGCTGGGCGAGTGTTGCTACCTTTTATCAAAGCTGTGCGCGAACCAACCCCAAATCAAATCCGCATGGCAGTGAAAGCTGGCGTATTGTCACTCATCGTTTTGGATGCGACGGTTGCTGCTGGGTTTTCAAGTTTGTTCTATGGATTGCTGGTCTTGAGCTTACTGCCACTCTCAATCGCACTGGCGCAAATTTTTGCTGTGACTTGAAGCCTAGATGCCGCACGCACCAAAGACTAGAATCCTATTTCGCTAGCTCAATTGTATGATACCAGAGAAGTTAAAACTCACGGACGAACGCCTGATCGAGCTTTTACGCGATCGCCTCACAATTCTGACTGAATCAGGACTTCCAACTTTTGAGGAACAAATTTCATCGGTTGCTCCCCTTTTAGCACAGCTCGGCGTGCCTGAATTTGTTTGGAAAAATACTATGGCAATGAGTTGTCTAGCGGTGCTTTCCGCTAGGTCTTCTGAAAAGAATGTCACACCCCAAAAAATTACCGTGATCGGTGGACGTGGCAGAATGGGAAAATTCTTTGCCCAGCAACTATCTGCCGCAGGTCACAACGTGAGTGTTCTCGGAAACCAAGATTGGGAGTATGCAGATATACTACTGGGTGAGGCAGATCTAGTCTTAATCAGCGTTCCGATTGAGTGCACGGTAGATGTAATCCAGCGTGCAGCTGAATATCTTGCCCCCACTACAGCCCTAGCTGATATCACTAGTATCAAGACCGAGCCAGTACAAACGATGCTCAAATACCATATTGGACCTGTAATGGGATTACATCCAATGTTTGGTCCTAGCATCAAATCGTTCTCAGGACAAAAAGTTGTAGTTTGTCCAGGCAGACAAGATGATTCATTTCAATGGCTCCTTCAGTTTATTGCCAGTAAGGGTGCAGAGCTAATCGTATGCACTCCCGAAGAGCATGACTGGATTATGGTAATCGTCCAGGCAACCCGGCACTTCTCCAGGTTTAGCCTCGGTGTTTTCTTAGCGGCAGAAAAAATTGACATAGACCGTAGCTTGTCGATGTCTAGTCCAAGTTACCGCCAAGAGATTGACATAGTAAACCGTTTGTTTGCCCAAAGTCCATCTTTATGCGTAGACATCATGTTGGCTACAGAAGAAAGATGTCAGGCGATTGAAAAATTAGCGAACACCTACAGCCGTTTAGCACAGCTAGTAGCAAAGAAAGACCGAGCCGCCTTAATCCAAAAATTTGAAACAACTCAGAGCTTTTTTAAACAGAAAAGTGACCGCCCTTTAGAGAGCGATTATGCGATCGCTACTTTTAGCAGCTAATACCCTAATACAGCTCCCTCCAACCAAGTTAAGGGGAACGGAGGGATCGGACCAGAAAAGGAAACTATGCTGATTGACATCTTTCACGATACTGCCTGCCCTTGGTGCCGGATCGGCAAAAAGCACCTGTTCGATGCGCTCAAACAATGGCAAGGCGAAGCCGTAGATATTCGGTGGCACGCCTTCTTACCAGATGACACTATTCCTCCTGCGGGAATTCCTTTTCGTACTTTCATGAAAGCGAGAAAAGGGATCGACCCCGAAGAACTACATCGGCTATTTGACTACACTCGGCAAAGGGGTGAGGTAGCTGGGGTCAAGCTAGATTTCGAAAAAATGTCTTTGGCTGTCAATACGAAGCTTTCCCACCGATTAATCGCACTGGCACCCGAAAATAGCAAAGTTGCTGTCGTTGAAGCGATTTACAAAGCTTATTTTGAAGATGGTTTGAA
This window of the Chroococcidiopsis sp. CCMEE 29 genome carries:
- a CDS encoding DsbA family oxidoreductase, with product MGPEKETMLIDIFHDTACPWCRIGKKHLFDALKQWQGEAVDIRWHAFLPDDTIPPAGIPFRTFMKARKGIDPEELHRLFDYTRQRGEVAGVKLDFEKMSLAVNTKLSHRLIALAPENSKVAVVEAIYKAYFEDGLNIGDIETLVALGSQAAGMDATQLRSQLNGDAALDQVMLDTTFARQIDITSVPFFIFNNKVSVNGSQSVDVFCQVLNQAALLEVS
- the eboC gene encoding UbiA-like protein EboC (EboC, a homolog the polyprenyltransferase UbiA, belongs to system of proteins involved in the trafficking of precursor metabolites to an extracytoplasmic compartment so that the biosynthesis of certain natural products, such as scytonemin, can be completed.) — translated: MNAATLNSHRLWAYLQLMRPANIVTSWADVLAGFAASGSIMFLNTEGQSVLATLVPLACLLVATTGLYGGGVVFNDVFDAELDSQERPERPIPSGRASRQGAILLGSLLLLVGIVAAFQVSWLSAILAPSIAVTALLYDAFGKHHPVLGPLNMGVCRGGNLLLGISVVPAMVGEYWFLALIPIVYIAAVTAISRGEVHGTKGNTGIIALLLIGIVIAGLVGLGLLKDYKILAALPFLALFAGRVLLPFIKAVREPTPNQIRMAVKAGVLSLIVLDATVAAGFSSLFYGLLVLSLLPLSIALAQIFAVT
- a CDS encoding EboA family metabolite traffic protein, with the translated sequence MSLIHLNQTSVTDLLHSWLSQYVTQENLTWLDEKREQIAGGAPVRVFFTAFSAVPRYTGKKDLELTSADLQAASAMRTGWFPGHWSIDQAARTLLVLALPQENAEKYLRTLEQVFITADVGELVALYQALPLLPYPEQHRVRAAEGVRSNMTAVFNAVALRNPYPAEYFDRLAWNQMVLKALFVGSPLHLIQGLDRRANPELAQMLVDYAHERWAAKRSVSPELWRLVGLFADTAMLADLERSLADPDPTQQAAAALACAQSPLTQAQALLARYPDLKTSIQTGKLTWQQLAIAI
- a CDS encoding TatD family hydrolase gives rise to the protein MFIDPHIHMTARTTYDYLVMRESGVVAVIEPAFWLGQPRTSVGTFQDYFNSLVGWERFRAGQFGIRHYCAIGLNPKEANNEPLAEAVMELLPLYACKEGVVAIGEIGYDDMTPVEDKYFRQQLELAKELDTVVLIHTPHRNKKAGTSRSMDVCIEHGLDPSRVIVDHNNEETAQEVLDRGFWAAFTIYPYTKMGNARMVEIVRQYGCDRIIVDSSADWGISDTLAVPKTAQLMLERGIPESHVQAVCYKNALTAYSQSGQMQEADWLNPASIDQRQLFNGNSVLRGQEPMVESSRDYALIE
- the tyrA gene encoding bifunctional chorismate mutase/prephenate dehydrogenase; this translates as MIPEKLKLTDERLIELLRDRLTILTESGLPTFEEQISSVAPLLAQLGVPEFVWKNTMAMSCLAVLSARSSEKNVTPQKITVIGGRGRMGKFFAQQLSAAGHNVSVLGNQDWEYADILLGEADLVLISVPIECTVDVIQRAAEYLAPTTALADITSIKTEPVQTMLKYHIGPVMGLHPMFGPSIKSFSGQKVVVCPGRQDDSFQWLLQFIASKGAELIVCTPEEHDWIMVIVQATRHFSRFSLGVFLAAEKIDIDRSLSMSSPSYRQEIDIVNRLFAQSPSLCVDIMLATEERCQAIEKLANTYSRLAQLVAKKDRAALIQKFETTQSFFKQKSDRPLESDYAIATFSS